The following nucleotide sequence is from Drosophila sechellia strain sech25 unplaced genomic scaffold, ASM438219v1 Y_48, whole genome shotgun sequence.
ACGGCCGTCTCCACGGACATTCCTGGTAAGGGGGGCTCGAAGATGCGGGGAAATTCCCCGAGAAGggaattcaaaatttcttgTGTACCATCTGGGTATTCGGCGGCGAGTAGCGGGTTAACGTTTATTGAAGCTCTCGCCAAAAGAGGGATTTTAATTCCTGGGGTTATTatcaaacaattgtttttcctatcCACTATGGCTTTTAAGTCTTTGAGAGTAATATCCGAGTCGTTCCCTAGTGGTTTGAAGAATTTACCAACTAGGCGGTGCGTTATCATGATGTTACCCGCAGCGGACAGTACGGAGAAGGGTTTACGGACTGTGGTACACCCGGCTGCAAGTCTTCGGctaataaagtttttgttcgcCCCCGTGTCGATCAAAAACTTCAGCCTTTCTCCCCTCTCCGTAGCATACTCTAAGTACGGTACACTGGAGAGGCGTTGGTCATAAAATTTGCCCCTCCCTCAGTCTCAAGGTTATGTGGAGCATCTGTAGCTCCTTCCACGTTTTTCTGCGGAGGATAATTGTTGCTTCTCTCGACAACTTGAGACTCGTCATCATAGTAACCCTCGTGTGAACGTCCTTGGTTATCTCCACTAGCCGCCGGGGCTAGCGGGGGTGGTGCCAATTCCATGTGGTACAATCTTTGTGCCTTTTGGAATGGGTTGTTTCCTTCGGACATTCTCTTAATACCGGAGCCTTCTTCCTGGCGACCACTGTATTCTGATTGGTAAGATTGACCCGACCGATTGGATtccatttttatggcctgtCTAGGACCCTGAGTTCTGTAGGAGTTTTGCGAAAATCTGCATGAACTAGGAGAAAAAGGGGTTCGGAACGGTGGCCTGGCCTGATGTTGATATGGGCCTGCGAATCTTGGGGCACCTGACGGTTGATAGTTCTGAGCTGTGAAATTTCTTGACATTACATTCTGCAATCCCATACAAAAAGAGTAAGCCTCTGGTAGATTCTTCGGGCTGCGGACAAGTAAGTGTTTGGAACAATCTCCCCCCACTCCTCGGATAAAAACATCCAAAGCCTTGTCTCTATAGGTTTCTATCAAAGCGTTGACTACTTCACGAGGGTGGTTTCTGGCCTTCAAGTTATTTAAGATCAACGAGAGATGGCCATTAACGTCCATATAGAACCTATCTAGTGGTCTAGAACCTTGGGACATAGCGCCGAGCTCATGCTCAAGCGTACGTAAGTCTCGTTTGTCTGCGTAATGCAGCGCCAAGACTCGTTTTATGTCGTCCCAATCGTCGTCTTGGATGCCATAGGCCGCCAAGTCCATGTCGGCGTGTCCCTTATTTTCTGTCTAATATGCAAGACAATTGACCTATACAGGGGTCTGGTTTTAATCAAGTCATAGTCGGTCAGTATTGACTGTGCCCTGTTTATCCAAGACAGGTAAGCCTCCTGCCGTCCTTCGAACGCCCGCAGTTCTTTGACGCAGTCAGGGAGGACCGATATCTCTCTCAGCTCATACTCGGTGCGTGCGCGCACCAGGGGTTGCGGTTGGTCGACCGTAGGGTCAGCGTTCCCGCGATCCTGTTCTAAAATAGCCAACCTATCATTACTTTTCTTAATATCTTCCTTAATGCCTGTCACCACGTTGGTCAGGGCATTGAGGGACTCGCTAAGAGCACGCAGGGTCTCttccattttgatttttagtttgCGTTGGAAAGATGCAGGAAGTTTTCAAGGTAACAGAATTCGTTATTACTTTACGGAAATGTGAGACAACGGTTTTAACCCGATAAAAAAGAATATCTGTTCttctttgctttttctttatttctctaaatttagcaaatatggcaataaagtttaatgaaatatttcactcACCCTTGTATGCTCTTTATTAGTTTTCGTCGTTTAGGTTGTACCCCTACAGCATGAATATTCTATTGGGATAAGTAAAAAAAGGTGAATTAGTGTATTGTagagaatttgtattttattcatttcgtttcgggaaattggggaaattgtactatacttgttttcctttgaattgtggtgttgtgcatgtgtttatacaatttttgtgcgctattgcattttgcaatatttttccttgcgtgcgtgctgttacagttttttattgatgacctctaatttatttcggcactgggcacggtggttccgtagtatcccttttggctggttgcctactaaggtacggccgccacacaacttgttgggcggtttttttgggtgcattccacaccacttaacgtatccaacaagctgccacacaccaccttatcactctgggcgctcatattactcgtactgccgcaggtaaactgctgcaatggttaattattggtttattatacacaatcttttgcactcgcgaattggcaaggagaaaaaaaaaaaaattttcccacaagccgtaccgccgcagtgggttgatcgtgttttaattatgttataggtatcgtacaacttttgcgctcggcatggacgacgtggcgtcctccggtagcgggtcgttgttttattaatttaaattaggtcTTGGCGCAACAtaggtttacatttttattttagaaattttacaccttttattgaattatgcaatatttgttGCGCCCCGGGATGGGCGTAGTTCCCCCCGGCAGCGGGTAATtgctattttatcattttatacacagctcacgcaacacttcttttcttttatggATTTCAGATCTTAATCTGACTTATGCACACCACCACTATTTTTACGcacaaatttccacaattttttcgTATCACTTTTATCGGCCGGACATTGCCGGTCActgttcgggcgccagttaacgcaagttgcacttgcatcagggttctcggcactcgctgccgcatacctcaccttgatatgacaaccaacatgctgtggttctccaaataatagtcaagatagttaagagggttcgagtttacgattagctttattttaagattcagttcgcgatctgctagcggttccgttatgagtccgttcgagactgacttcctcttctcccgccccgctgcttttatatacgcttcccccgttgacccctctacaccaccctgagtgcgaccaacggcacttgttccgaatgcacacatacacaaacatgttactagacaggccccaagtcgcctgctgacggggcccgaaaacacgagagccgagcgctggtgagtcctgacgaagagcgcaagaagagggttcataacttatatattataatatatattataatttaatgagTAGGCCTGAAAAGTAAAGTCATActtaaatatacaatacaaaatcCTTATAAGGCTTAGTTAACTATTAAAACTTTCTGAAATGTctgtaatatttaatgcgAGTGTAAATACTAAAAGCGCTGTTGAGTATCAGACAATATCATCCACACAAAGTCATTTAGCGGAGGAGCAGTCGGAGCGCTTGCACAAGTGGATTTCAAAGGATCAACTCGAGAAACTTCATTCGGCGTTTCTAAACACTCCCGAGCGTCATGTTGGCATTGATGAATTGCGTATCATACTTGAAGAACTAGACATAACGTTCAATGATTCAATGTATACACGGCTCTTTTTAAAGATTAATCAGAATCGTGATTTTAAGGTGGATTGGAATGAGTTTGTatcttatttaatatttggctTTCAAGAGGAGGATCCGAGCAGCCAAAAGGAGTCTTTAATTTTACCAATCTCCGGACCCCCAATGGTTAGGAAATCAGAACACCGTTCAGCTATATGTTGTTTGGCCCTCCTCAAAGCCAAATCGGACCAAATACCAATTGATGAAGTAACCGAGACTATTAACTTTTCCTTTGGCGGTGAGGATTCTCCAGAAGCTTCTGGAATGTGGGTCACGGCCAGCCACGAGGGAATGATGCGTTTTTGGACATCTCATATGGAACCAATTCGAACTGCATCGTCGGAAAGCAgtaagtttaaataaaatattttacgttataaaaaacatatccattccattttgtaaatatattttatatatattatatcttcGTTGAAACGATCTAGACGTCTACCAAAATCTGTCCTTCCCTGTGTGTATTTTACATCAATCTGTCGAAACTTCAGGAATTGTTAAAGATATGAATCGATATTCCCATATAAGATTccaaaagaaattttaatacaaatttttttctgtatcGTAGTATTACTGTTACGCAGTATACGTAAAGTGTGAATACTTTACTTTAAATTTTGCTAATTGGTACCACGGCAACACCTCCAGCTAACCGATCTTGGTGCCATGCCGATAGACATGATATAGGAAAAAACATATAATcgagtaaatatataaataaaagaatattatGAGCAGACAAGGTCAGAACTTGAGATAATATTATAGTCTATTCCAGTCAGAACATACTCTGTGGCGGTAATGTCACCCAAAGTTGAATATATCTACAATAAATGAATGATACAGAAATTTGTAGTAAATCTCCATgaaattgataaatttatCCGACTAATAAAGACAGgacttaaaattttaataaaactaagcttacaaataaatccTGTGAATTCGGGAACTACTATAGACtatagatattaaatatataactataaattatttatcagGATTTTTagacgagtcgatctggccatgcccGTGTAAGCTATGTGATTCCGGGAACTTTAAAACCTTGAAAGTTAAGATTAAGCATGTAGattctaaatacttttttttaagatttcttaCCAAATCATCATACCTTTTGCTTTCCTGCCGAATCCATCCTGAAACGTAAGGCTTGGCCCTTATACCCGTTGTTTGTAGAGTTACTATCAGTAGTCGAATCAATCTGCCCTTGTCTGGCTGACCTTCTGTCTGTCCATCAGTCTGTGTGAACGTCTCGATCtcaagaactataaaagcaaGATGGTTGAGAATAAGAATACAGAATCTAGATTCATACTTTTATCAGTcttataaatttctatcgatttttccaaaaaaatttttgaacgCCCACTATAACGCCCCAAAAGCGAactaaactgccacgcccttgCTTTCGAAcatttttctattatattatacatatttttattatattatattatattatattataggTAGGGAGCTCATCTTTAAGGCAACGATAAATTTCTAGGAACGTAGAGTGGAATCTCTCGACTTGACCAGCTTTTGATAAACTCGCTAATACCAATCGGAGATTTTTCCAGTGTGTGTCATAATCTTCACTGAAGACGATGATATCGTCAATATAAACGTAGCAGACCTTGCCAATATGCTCGCGCAAAACATCAtcgatcattctttggaagatTGCAGGTGCATTCTTCAAACCGAATGGTAGACGGAGGAACTCGTACTTTCCATTTAGAGTAGAGAAAGCTGTCTTTGGAATGTCGCTTTCCTTCATTTGGATTTGATGGAATCCAGAAGTCAAATCTAGGGTGGTAAAGTATTTGGCATTGCCAAGGCTGGCTAGCGTAGCGTTTATATCTGGGATGGGGTAAGTGTCGGGTATGGTGACGGTATTTAACCGCTTGAAATCGACTACCATGCGATATTGTTTTTCTCCGTTTGGTTTAGGTTTCTTCGGGACTATCCAGATAGGGGAATTGTAAGGGCTATTAGAGGGTCGAATTATACCGTCCTGCAGCAGTTCATCGATTTGACGTTCGACTTCTCCGCGCATGTTGACTGGGAGGGATAACTTTTAGCATAGATCGGGTCTTGTGTGTTTGTCCGGATTTCAGCCTTGACGGCCGTCTCCACGGACATTCCTGGTAAGGGGGGCTCGAAGATGCGGGGAAATTCCCCGAGAAGggaattcaaaatttcttgTGTACCATCTGGGTATTCGGCGGCGAGTAGCGGGTTAACGTTTATTGAAGCTCTCGCCAAAGAGGGATTTTAATTCCTGGGGTTATTatcaaacaattgtttttcctatcCACTATGGCTTTTAAGTCTTTGAGAGTAATATCCGAGTCGTTCCCTAGTGGTTTGAAGAATTTACCAACTAGGCGGTGCGTTATCATGATGTTACCCGCAGCGGACAGTACGGAGAAGGGTTTACGGACTGTGGTACACCCGGCTGCAAGTCTTCGGctaataaagtttttgttcgcCCCCGTGTCGATCAAAAACTTCAGCCTTTCTCCCCTCTCCGTAGCATACTCTAAGTACGGTACACTGGAGAGGCGTTGGTCATAAAATTTGCCCCTCCCTCAGTCTCAAGGTTATGTGGAGCATCTGTAGCTCCTTCCACGTTTTTCTGCGGAGGATAATTGTTGCTTCTCTCGACAACTTGAGACTCGTCATCATAGTAACCCTCGTGTGAACGTCCTTGTTATCTCCACTAGCCGCCGGGGCTAGCGGGGGTGGTGCCAATTCCATGTGGTACAATCTTTGTGCCTTTTGGAATGGGTTGTTTCCTTCGGACATTCTCTTAATACCGGAGCCTTCTTCCTGGCGACCACTGTATCCTGATTGGTAAGATTGACCCGACCGAT
It contains:
- the LOC116803523 gene encoding WD repeat-containing protein on Y chromosome-like, whose amino-acid sequence is MSVIFNASVNTKSAVEYQTISSTQSHLAEEQSERLHKWISKDQLEKLHSAFLNTPERHVGIDELRIILEELDITFNDSMYTRLFLKINQNRDFKVDWNEFVSYLIFGFQEEDPSSQKESLILPISGPPMVRKSEHRSAICCLALLKAKSDQIPIDEVTETINFSFGGEDSPEASGMWVTASHEGMMRFWTSHMEPIRTASSESSKFK